The Afifella aestuarii DNA segment CGCGGTAGGCGGCGACGAGGCCGATGCTTTCCGCGGCTTCCGGCTCCACGATCGGGATCGCCGTCAGATTGTCCAGGCGGCCGAAGGCGTCCACCAGCCGCCAGGGCATGACGCTCGACCAGCGGCCGGTGCGCACATGGGCGAAGAGGGTGATGACGGAGTTGGATTCGAGCGTCGGATCGGCGCTGGCGCCGGCCTCGCCCATCTTCTGATTGACGATGCGGCGGTTCTGCATGTCGGGCGTCAACAGGCAGAGCGGCGCGGCCGCCACCTCTTTCCAGGTGATGCTCGACTTGCCGGCATGCGGCCCGTCCGCCTGGGTGACGAAGGCGTAGCGTTCCTCGTAGAGCGGCACGGTGGTGACGCGGCCGAGCGGCTCGTTGTCGAGATAGGTGATGCCGACATCGATCTCGAGATTTTCCAGAAGCGACAGGATCTCGACCGAATTGCGCGACAGGACGGTGAAGGTGATGCCGGGATGGGCCTCCGCAAAGGGCGCGGTCAGCTCGGCGACGGCGGAGAGCGCCGTCGGGATGGCGGCGATGCGCAGATGCCCGGAGAGGCCGTAGCGCGCAGTTCTCAGATCCTCCTGCATGGAGCGGACGTCGGCGACGATGCGGCGCGCCCATTCGAGCACCCGCTGGCCTTCCGGCGTCAGCCCCTGATAGCGCGAGCCGCGGCGCACCAGCATGACGCCGAACTGGTCTTCGAGCTGCTTGATGGCGGAGGAGAGCGTCGGCTGGGTGACGCGGCAATCCTCTGCGGCACGGCCGAAATGCTTCTCGCGGGCAAGCGCGATGAACATTTCCAGCTTGTCGATCATGAGCGTCTCCCGCCGCCTTGCGGGTCTTCTGCCCGCCTGCGACGTGCCCACGATACAGGATGCGGGCGTTCTGGAAAGGCGTCCGGGCGACAGGCCCAGACGCGGGGCGGCAAAGCGGCCGGCTGCAAGGCCCGGCTATGGGCGGGAAAGAGGGCCGGGCGATGTGCCCGGCCGCAAGTCCCATCATTCGGCGGCGGCGACGACGCGCCCTTCCACCTCTTCCGTCGTCTCGTCGATATGGTGCTTCTCGTGCACCGGACGGACGAGGGAATTGGCGATGAGCGCCAGCACCAGGAGCCCCGCCATGCAGTACATGGTGGTGTTGTAGAGGCTCGGCGTCGGATCGACGGTGCCGGCGGGGGCGATCTCCATCAGCCGTCCGATCGTCACCGTGTTGGCGGCGATCAGCTGGTCGAGCTGGTCGACGCCGGCACCAAATTTCTCCCGGAAGACGGAAGGATCGATGCGGGTCGCGAGATCGTGGATCGCGTTCGACAGGGACATTTCCCGCAGCTGCGTGATGGCGAGGGGCCCGAGAACGCCCGCCGTGCTCCAGGCCGTCAGAAGCCGCCCATGGATGCCGCCCACATATTTGGTGCCAAAAATGTCGGCGAGATAGGCGGGGATGGTGGCAAAGCCGCCGCCATACATGGTGAAGATGATCATCGTCGCGGCGTAGAACATGACGAGCCACGTCACCGCCGGATCGACGCTCACCTGCTGGGCCGCAAACGGGATCGACAGGTAGAGCAGCGTGCCGAGAACGAAGAAGCAATAATAGGTGTTCTTGCGGCCGATATAGTCCGATGCCGAGGCCCAAAGGAAACGGCCGACCATGTTGAAGACCGAGATCATGAAGACGTAGGTCGCGGCGAAGGCGGAATTCACGATCAGGGGCAGGGTGGTGCCAAAAATCTCCGTCATCATGGTTTTGGCGACGCCGATGACGCCGATGCCGGCCGTGACGTTGAAGCACAGCACGATCCACAGAAGATAGAATTGCGGCGTCTTCAGCGCCTGGTCGATGTGGACGTCGTTGTCGGAGATCATCTTGCGCTGTGCGACGTGCGCGGCGGCCGGCTCCCAACCCTCCGGCTTCCAGCCCTCCCGCGGCACGCGGTAGGAGAAGGAGGCGATCACCATGACGACGAAATAGACGATGCCGAGGGTGAAGAAGGTCATTGCGGCGCCGGTGTTGCCGGTGCCGGCGACATAGATGCCGGGCTCGATGGCGACGGAGGCTGCGGCGACCTGCTTGGCGCCGGCGACGACGACCTCGACCATCTGGCCGTTGACCTCGGCCATGCGGCGACCGCCTTCGGTGACGAGGGAGACGGCGCTTTCCGGCCCGAGATAGGTCGGAACCTCATAGAAGGTGCGCAGCAGAAATTCCTTGATCGGCGTGGCGATCATGGCGCCGCCGCCAAAGCCCATAATGGCCATGCCGGTCGCCATGCCGCGCCGGTCCGGGAACCAGCGGATCAGGGTCGAGACGGGCGAGACATAGCCGAGGCCGAGGCCGCAGCCGCCGATGACGCCGTAGCCGAGATAGACGAGCCAGAGCTGGTGGGTGACGATGCCGAGGCCGCCGACGATGAAGCCGCCGCCCCAGCAGAGCGCGGCGACGACGCCGACCATGCGCGGGCCGACCTCTTCGAGCCACTTGCCGGCCAAGGCCGCGGCAAGGCCCAGAAAGACGATGGCGACGGAGAAGATCCAGACGACGGATTGCAGGCTCCAATCGCCGGCGGAGGCGGCGACGACGCCGAATTCACGCGTCAGCGGCGGGTTGAAGATACTCCAGGCATAGACGGAGCCGATGCACAGATGGATGGCGATCGAGGCCGGCGGAACCTTCCAACGGTTGAAGTTCTCGCCGGCGACGATGTGTTCCTTCTTGAGGCTGTCGAACATGTCGCGATTTTCCCTCCCGGGCTCGCCCCGCCGCGCCGCGTGATCGCGGTCTTTCGGCAAGTGAGCGCCCCTTGTCGTTTCCTCCCTGCGCGGAGCATGGCCGCGCAGCGCCCGCCCGTTTTTTCGGCGTGGCGTGAGGACGCTACGCAAGAGGGATGCCAGAGCGGGGGAGGCGAGAAAGCCGCGGTTTTCAGGGAGTCCTGTCGAGGGGCAGAGGGACAAAACGTCCCTCGGGCGGGAAGAGACGTCAGCAAAAATAGGACAAATTGTCTCTGTGACGCCGAGTTTGCAGCGGGGTGATCTGGTGCCGTTAGCGCGCTTCGGGGAGCCAGATCACGAAAGTCGTGCCTTCGCCCGGCGTGCTTGTGACCGTCAGGGAGCCGCCCTGCTGAACGATCAGCGTCTGGCTGATCGAGAGGCCGAGGCCGGTGCCCTCCTGGCGCTTGGTGGTGAAGAAGGGATCGAAGATTTTCGACAGCACCTCCGGAGGGATGCCGGTGCCGGTGTCTTCGATCGCGATCTGAATGCCCGGCGTGCCGTCGCGATCCGTATCGGATGTCGTAATCGTCAGCCGGCCGCCGTCCGGCATGGCGTGGATGGCGTTGACGATGAGGTTGACCAGCACCTGCTGCAGCTCGGTGCGGTTCATGAGGACGAGGCGGGTGGCGGTGTCGCGGCGCGCGACCTCTATCTCCGCCTTGTTGAGGAGATGCTGGACGAGAGGCAGGCAGTCGGCGACGACATCGGCGGGGGCGTGGCTCTCGACGAAGCCCGCATATTCCTCCGGCCGGGCGAATTGCAGGAGTTTCGTCACGATCTGGCCGATGCGGTCGATCTGTTCGTCGATGAGGCGGATCTCCGTTTCGGCCGGGGCGGCCGCGTCGCCGAGGATCGAGCGCATGACTTCGAGATTGCCCTGCATGACGGCGACGGGATTGTTGATCTCGTGGGCGACGCCCGCGGTGATCTCGCCGATGGCCGCGAGCTTTTCCGACATGATGAGCTGTTTCGTCGTCGCCTCGAGCTGGCGGTTCGCTTCGCTCAGCTCGCGCGTGCGGTCCGCGACGCGGGCGTTGAGCTCCTCGTTCCAGGAGCGGAGTTGCCGGTCGCGCTCCTGCACCTGATCGAGAAGCCCGTCGAGATGGGCGGCGACGCGGGCGATCTCGTCTTCATTGTCGGGAAGGGCGGTGCGGGCGCTCATATCGCCGGCCTCGACCTTGGAGATCGTCTCCGTCATGCGCTCCAAGGGGCGGAAGACAGAGCCCGCCCAGCGCAGGAAGAGCGGCACGCTCAAGGCGGTGACGGCGGCGAAGGCGGCGATGAGGGTGAGAAGCGAGACGAGCTTGGTGCGCTGAAAAGGCGCTTCCAGGAAGCCGACATAGAGCATGCCGACGCGGCGCCCGAAACTGTCGGTGATCGGCTCGTAGGCGGAGATGTACCAGTCGTTGACGACGAAGGCGCTGTCGAGCCAGACGCGGCCTTCGCCGAGAACGGCGGAACGCACGGCGGCGGAGACGCGGGTGCCGAGGGCGCGCTTGTCCTCAAAAAGCCGGACATTGGTGGAGACGCGCACATCGTCGAGGAAAAGGGTCGCCGTGCCCTGGCTGCCGGCGGGCAGGCTCTCCTCGCGGTAGACGAGGTCGTTGATCGTATCGATGAAGACGAGGTTCTGGTTGAGGAGGAGGCCGCCGACGAGGGCGGCGGGGCCCTGGCCGGGCAGGCGCACGGGGCTTGCCGAATGCACGACCATGCCGCGGGTTTCGGCCGTCTTGTCGGTCGGCACGGCGTTGGGCGTGTCGACGAGGGGAAGGCGCGCCTGCGCGGCAAGCGCCGGCGAAATGGCGGCGAGCTCGTCGCCGGAAAAGATGTCGATTGCCGTCGTGGGTTTGCCGGCAAGGGCGCTTTGGACGACCGGCCGGTCGCCGGAAAGGTTCGGGGCTGCGCCGGACGGGGAAGTGGCGCGCACGCCGTCGCCGGCGCTGACGAGATAGAGAAAATCGAGGCCGAGCGCCTTGCGGCTCTTCTCCAGATAGGCGGCGAGCGGAGCGGGGGCATCCGCCTCGATCACGTCCCGGAATTCGGCGGAGCGGCCGAGCGCGTCGATCTCGTCGCCTGTCGTCTCCAGGATGCGGTTGAAATACTGGTCGGCGATGGTGAGGTCGCCATGCACCTTCGACTTCAGAAGCTGGTCGAATTTCGCGTTCCAGCGGACGATGGTGACGCCGAGAAGAAG contains these protein-coding regions:
- a CDS encoding sensor histidine kinase; its protein translation is MSLEPAQPGLARPGPEKIGRHRSVRFRLLAIALLPTFVILPLLLGVTIVRWNAKFDQLLKSKVHGDLTIADQYFNRILETTGDEIDALGRSAEFRDVIEADAPAPLAAYLEKSRKALGLDFLYLVSAGDGVRATSPSGAAPNLSGDRPVVQSALAGKPTTAIDIFSGDELAAISPALAAQARLPLVDTPNAVPTDKTAETRGMVVHSASPVRLPGQGPAALVGGLLLNQNLVFIDTINDLVYREESLPAGSQGTATLFLDDVRVSTNVRLFEDKRALGTRVSAAVRSAVLGEGRVWLDSAFVVNDWYISAYEPITDSFGRRVGMLYVGFLEAPFQRTKLVSLLTLIAAFAAVTALSVPLFLRWAGSVFRPLERMTETISKVEAGDMSARTALPDNEDEIARVAAHLDGLLDQVQERDRQLRSWNEELNARVADRTRELSEANRQLEATTKQLIMSEKLAAIGEITAGVAHEINNPVAVMQGNLEVMRSILGDAAAPAETEIRLIDEQIDRIGQIVTKLLQFARPEEYAGFVESHAPADVVADCLPLVQHLLNKAEIEVARRDTATRLVLMNRTELQQVLVNLIVNAIHAMPDGGRLTITTSDTDRDGTPGIQIAIEDTGTGIPPEVLSKIFDPFFTTKRQEGTGLGLSISQTLIVQQGGSLTVTSTPGEGTTFVIWLPEAR
- a CDS encoding LysR family transcriptional regulator gives rise to the protein MIDKLEMFIALAREKHFGRAAEDCRVTQPTLSSAIKQLEDQFGVMLVRRGSRYQGLTPEGQRVLEWARRIVADVRSMQEDLRTARYGLSGHLRIAAIPTALSAVAELTAPFAEAHPGITFTVLSRNSVEILSLLENLEIDVGITYLDNEPLGRVTTVPLYEERYAFVTQADGPHAGKSSITWKEVAAAPLCLLTPDMQNRRIVNQKMGEAGASADPTLESNSVITLFAHVRTGRWSSVMPWRLVDAFGRLDNLTAIPIVEPEAAESIGLVAAYREPHTPVLAALLAEARKVSQLLPREKRPSA
- a CDS encoding OFA family MFS transporter — translated: MFDSLKKEHIVAGENFNRWKVPPASIAIHLCIGSVYAWSIFNPPLTREFGVVAASAGDWSLQSVVWIFSVAIVFLGLAAALAGKWLEEVGPRMVGVVAALCWGGGFIVGGLGIVTHQLWLVYLGYGVIGGCGLGLGYVSPVSTLIRWFPDRRGMATGMAIMGFGGGAMIATPIKEFLLRTFYEVPTYLGPESAVSLVTEGGRRMAEVNGQMVEVVVAGAKQVAAASVAIEPGIYVAGTGNTGAAMTFFTLGIVYFVVMVIASFSYRVPREGWKPEGWEPAAAHVAQRKMISDNDVHIDQALKTPQFYLLWIVLCFNVTAGIGVIGVAKTMMTEIFGTTLPLIVNSAFAATYVFMISVFNMVGRFLWASASDYIGRKNTYYCFFVLGTLLYLSIPFAAQQVSVDPAVTWLVMFYAATMIIFTMYGGGFATIPAYLADIFGTKYVGGIHGRLLTAWSTAGVLGPLAITQLREMSLSNAIHDLATRIDPSVFREKFGAGVDQLDQLIAANTVTIGRLMEIAPAGTVDPTPSLYNTTMYCMAGLLVLALIANSLVRPVHEKHHIDETTEEVEGRVVAAAE